A region of uncultured Draconibacterium sp. DNA encodes the following proteins:
- a CDS encoding glycoside hydrolase family 43 protein has translation MKNKLKLAAIIGGMAMSFAAIAQKPVIQTKYTADPAPMVYNDTVFLYTSHDEDDAMGFKMHDWLLYTSVDMVNWTEHGAVASLKNFDWVPYDNGAWAVQCIERNGKFFLYCPMPGGVGIGVLVADSPYGPFKDPIGKPLINQGNHDIDPTILIDDDGQAYMYWGNPKLYYVKLNEDMISYSGQINEDPTTPKNYQEGPWVWKRDNHYYLAYASTCCPEGIGYAMSDTPTGPWEYKGMIVDASEKTRGNHPGIIEYKGKWYCFGHSYDLLKRTTPKFYERRSVDMDEMEYNADGTIKNRQYWSVEGPEQVQTLSPFNRVEAETMAWSEGVKTRFETEWEGDFDWARGKKIDDHLFVTAINHGDYIKVRGVDFSEGAESVEVNVSPIYGGKIEIRADKIDGPIIATVDINTAREEGIWKLFSATVNKNIKGVHDMYFVFRGEKDLFYFDWWKLNAK, from the coding sequence ATGAAGAATAAATTAAAATTAGCTGCAATAATTGGAGGAATGGCAATGTCCTTTGCGGCAATCGCACAAAAACCGGTTATTCAAACGAAATACACAGCCGATCCGGCGCCGATGGTTTATAATGACACGGTATTTCTTTATACCAGTCACGATGAAGATGATGCAATGGGCTTTAAGATGCATGATTGGTTGCTTTATACTTCAGTTGATATGGTAAACTGGACTGAACACGGCGCAGTGGCATCATTAAAAAATTTCGATTGGGTACCCTACGACAATGGTGCATGGGCAGTGCAATGTATTGAACGTAATGGAAAATTTTTCCTCTATTGCCCAATGCCCGGAGGAGTTGGTATTGGAGTTTTAGTAGCCGATAGTCCGTATGGTCCTTTCAAAGATCCAATTGGCAAACCTCTTATTAATCAGGGTAATCACGACATAGACCCAACTATATTGATCGATGATGACGGGCAGGCTTATATGTACTGGGGAAATCCAAAATTATATTACGTGAAGCTGAACGAAGATATGATTTCCTATTCAGGACAAATTAATGAGGACCCGACAACACCCAAAAATTATCAGGAAGGACCATGGGTTTGGAAACGTGATAATCATTATTATCTGGCTTATGCTTCCACCTGTTGTCCTGAAGGAATTGGGTATGCCATGAGCGACACCCCAACAGGGCCCTGGGAATATAAAGGTATGATTGTAGATGCATCGGAAAAAACTCGCGGCAACCATCCGGGGATAATTGAATACAAGGGGAAATGGTATTGTTTCGGGCATAGTTATGACCTGCTGAAAAGAACCACACCAAAATTTTATGAACGCCGCTCGGTTGACATGGATGAAATGGAATACAACGCGGATGGTACCATCAAAAACCGGCAATACTGGTCGGTGGAAGGACCTGAACAAGTGCAGACCTTGAGCCCATTCAATCGTGTTGAAGCAGAAACAATGGCCTGGAGTGAGGGAGTGAAGACTCGCTTTGAAACAGAATGGGAAGGTGATTTCGATTGGGCCAGAGGGAAAAAAATCGATGACCATTTATTTGTGACAGCCATTAATCATGGTGATTATATTAAAGTCAGGGGCGTTGATTTTTCTGAAGGAGCCGAATCGGTAGAAGTGAATGTTTCTCCAATTTACGGAGGAAAAATTGAAATACGCGCAGATAAAATTGACGGGCCAATCATCGCAACAGTTGACATAAATACTGCACGCGAAGAAGGTATTTGGAAGTTATTTTCTGCAACGGTTAACAAAAACATCAAAGGAGTTCATGATATGTACTTTGTATTTAGGGGAGAAAAAGACTTGTTTTATTTTGACTGGTGGAAATTGAATGCTAAATAA
- a CDS encoding glycoside hydrolase family 2 TIM barrel-domain containing protein, producing MSFKISLILLLLLGLGCQRNEQITRSELIFDENWKFHRGDVEGAELVNFSDQGWRIVDLPHDWSIEPLPGQDSENVIGPFSKESIGKTATGYTIGGTGWYRKTFTLDSSNKYSKMLINFDGVYMNADVWINGEFLGNHPYGYTAFQFDITKFLNPAGEENVLAVKVKNEGENSRWYSGSGICRHVSLIRKQAIHLKHNGVFITTESVSDKGSRVKIASDIELADATPDEVSLSVKVTDPLGNIAADTEVDLNVLPQSKDGYYFSLSLPSKYLWSIEQPNLHTAEITVLRNGKAVDRLTETFGIRTINFDAQTGFTLNGKTVLIKGGNMHHDNGFLGAATIDRAEERRVELMKANGFNAIRTAHNPPSKPFLDACDRLGMLVMDEAFDQWVRPKNPQDYNLYFKDWWQKDLTSMILRDRNHPSVIFWSIGNEINERADSLGYAIRKQLVSFVHELDSTRPVTEGICSFWDHWGQEWKTTAPAFAELDVGGYNYLNNQYEKDHEEYPERIMAGTESYAMEAYNFWKQVEKLPYVIGDFVWTAMDYLGETGLGRASLESGPRVGLEPWPYFNAFCGDIDLCGFKKPQSYFRDVVWDISPIEMMVHTPIPEGKKETVSYWGWPDELPSWNWENYEDISMDVRVFTKAPLVRLELNGKVIGKKEAGEKNGLIAHFKVPYKAGKLKAVAIKDGEEVAAKVLKTTGVPSKVRLTADRTKIKANRNDLSYVKVEITDADGNLIPNAVIPLTFFVEGVGEIAGSGSASPTDMESFNSRNCKTFQGKALVILRPLMEKKIGDVTLSAQAPGLESDSIVVSIQ from the coding sequence ATGAGCTTCAAAATCAGTTTGATACTACTTCTCCTTTTGGGACTTGGCTGCCAAAGGAATGAACAAATAACCCGAAGTGAATTAATTTTTGATGAAAACTGGAAATTTCATCGGGGTGATGTGGAGGGTGCAGAGCTGGTTAATTTTAGTGATCAGGGATGGCGCATTGTTGATTTGCCTCACGACTGGAGTATTGAGCCACTTCCCGGACAAGATTCAGAAAATGTTATCGGGCCGTTTTCAAAAGAAAGTATCGGAAAAACAGCAACAGGCTATACGATTGGCGGAACAGGGTGGTACCGCAAGACCTTCACACTTGATTCTTCAAATAAATATTCAAAAATGCTCATCAATTTCGATGGGGTGTATATGAATGCCGATGTATGGATTAATGGTGAGTTTTTGGGAAATCATCCTTATGGTTATACCGCTTTTCAGTTTGATATAACTAAATTCCTAAATCCTGCAGGAGAAGAAAATGTATTGGCGGTTAAAGTCAAAAACGAAGGTGAAAATTCGCGATGGTATAGTGGTTCAGGTATTTGCCGGCATGTTTCGCTTATCCGGAAACAAGCAATTCACTTGAAACATAACGGAGTTTTTATTACCACCGAATCGGTTTCTGATAAGGGAAGCAGAGTGAAGATTGCGAGTGATATAGAACTTGCAGATGCTACCCCGGATGAGGTTTCGCTTTCGGTAAAAGTTACTGATCCGCTTGGTAATATCGCTGCTGATACGGAGGTTGATCTTAATGTGTTACCCCAAAGTAAGGACGGTTATTACTTTTCGCTTTCGCTACCTTCGAAATACCTTTGGTCAATTGAACAGCCCAATCTGCATACCGCCGAAATTACGGTACTGAGAAACGGAAAAGCGGTGGATCGCTTAACCGAAACTTTTGGCATTCGTACAATAAATTTCGATGCCCAAACCGGATTTACCCTTAACGGAAAAACAGTGCTGATAAAAGGTGGCAATATGCACCACGACAATGGTTTTTTGGGTGCTGCAACTATCGATCGTGCCGAAGAACGCCGGGTTGAACTTATGAAAGCCAATGGTTTTAATGCCATCAGAACTGCGCATAATCCGCCATCGAAACCTTTCCTGGATGCCTGCGACCGATTAGGGATGCTTGTGATGGACGAGGCTTTTGATCAATGGGTACGACCTAAAAACCCGCAGGATTATAACCTGTACTTTAAAGATTGGTGGCAAAAAGATTTGACCTCGATGATTTTGCGTGATCGAAATCATCCGTCGGTTATTTTTTGGAGCATCGGAAACGAAATTAACGAGCGGGCCGATTCGCTGGGTTATGCCATTCGTAAACAATTGGTATCCTTCGTGCATGAGCTGGACTCAACCCGTCCTGTTACTGAAGGTATTTGTTCGTTTTGGGATCATTGGGGGCAGGAGTGGAAAACCACAGCTCCGGCTTTTGCAGAACTGGATGTTGGCGGTTACAATTATTTGAATAATCAGTATGAAAAGGATCACGAAGAGTATCCAGAGCGGATAATGGCAGGAACTGAGTCATATGCAATGGAGGCCTATAATTTCTGGAAACAGGTAGAGAAATTGCCTTATGTAATTGGCGATTTTGTTTGGACGGCTATGGACTATCTTGGCGAAACTGGCCTCGGAAGAGCAAGTCTTGAAAGTGGTCCGCGGGTGGGTCTTGAACCATGGCCCTATTTTAATGCCTTTTGTGGCGACATTGATTTGTGTGGATTCAAAAAGCCTCAATCGTATTTTCGTGATGTTGTTTGGGATATAAGCCCAATAGAAATGATGGTGCACACACCAATACCTGAAGGTAAAAAAGAAACCGTGAGTTACTGGGGCTGGCCCGATGAATTACCAAGCTGGAACTGGGAGAATTATGAGGATATAAGCATGGATGTTCGGGTATTTACAAAAGCTCCGCTTGTTCGGCTTGAGCTGAATGGCAAAGTGATTGGCAAAAAGGAAGCGGGTGAAAAAAACGGATTGATTGCACATTTTAAAGTTCCTTACAAGGCAGGTAAGCTAAAGGCCGTTGCAATTAAAGATGGGGAAGAAGTTGCTGCCAAAGTTCTGAAAACCACTGGAGTTCCTTCAAAGGTTAGACTTACGGCTGACCGCACCAAAATAAAAGCCAATCGAAATGATTTGTCGTATGTAAAAGTAGAAATTACCGATGCAGACGGAAATTTGATTCCCAATGCCGTAATTCCGCTCACTTTTTTTGTTGAAGGGGTAGGCGAAATTGCGGGTTCGGGAAGTGCCAGTCCAACCGATATGGAAAGTTTTAACAGCCGGAATTGTAAAACCTTTCAGGGGAAAGCGTTGGTAATATTAAGGCCACTGATGGAAAAGAAAATAGGAGATGTTACATTAAGTGCTCAGGCTCCGGGATTGGAAAGTGATAGCATTGTTGTAAGTATTCAATGA
- a CDS encoding TIM-barrel domain-containing protein, with the protein MKPGYYLLLLVLILTLGCNQQSYNKTASGIKTTIDSTVVEIQFFTPGIVRVIKSLPGETVEKKSLSVIKEAENVSFKVSESDSIISLVSDVLTVNLNLKTGTVSYLSASGDALLSEKAGSAAFTPFNDAGNETYSVKQSFSLNLDEAIYGLGILQNGKMSQRNQQVHMVQNNTWDFSTFFQSVKGYGVFWDNYSPTDFTDNEAGTEFASEVGDCIDYYFMYGENADGVVAQIRKLTGKVPMFPLWTYGFWQSRERYKTQDETVGVVEKYRELGVPLDGIIQDWQYWGDNYHWNGMSFLNPGFPEPQKFVDDVHQLNAHLIISIWASFGPETPQYKELDEKGMLMNFQTWPQSGKEGWPPDMNYPSGVRVYDPFNPEARDIYWKYLNEGLFSLGIDGWWMDSTEPDHLDFKPEDFDNKTYLGSFRKVRNAFPLETVKGVYEHQRKVSSDKRVFILTRSGFTGQQRYGSNVWSGDLYSSWDALRNQIPAGLNFTLTGNPNFNSDIGGFFAGAYNKSWNDGTAASNPLFQELYVRWLQYGVFTPMMRSHGTDLKREIYYFGKQGEPIYDAIANAINLRYSLLPYIYTTSWNVTNNNSSFMRALVMDFPADKSVWNMNNEYMFGQSLLVAPVLNAQYTPEKILKGDEMSGWNKGSAKTKEGYPLIDFTEVKSSAVYLPAGTAWYDFWTNEKFDGGQEISKETTINTTPVYVKAGAILPIGPKVQYATEKTWDNLEIRIYEGADGEFTLYEDENDNYNYEEGVYSTISFNWNNADKILTIGIRNGEFPGMLAERNFNIVLASKNKAKGNEIASQPDNIVTYSGEEIVIKF; encoded by the coding sequence ATGAAACCTGGCTATTACCTATTGCTTTTAGTTCTTATCCTGACGCTTGGCTGCAATCAGCAATCGTATAACAAAACAGCCTCCGGGATAAAAACCACTATTGATTCAACTGTGGTTGAAATTCAGTTTTTTACACCTGGAATTGTACGGGTAATCAAATCGCTTCCGGGCGAAACAGTTGAGAAAAAGAGTCTTTCGGTTATTAAAGAAGCTGAAAATGTATCGTTTAAAGTAAGTGAGTCCGATAGTATTATTTCGCTGGTAAGCGATGTGCTAACTGTGAATCTTAATTTAAAAACAGGCACTGTGTCGTATTTGTCGGCAAGCGGCGATGCACTTCTTTCAGAAAAGGCCGGAAGTGCTGCCTTTACCCCGTTTAACGATGCCGGAAATGAAACATATTCGGTTAAACAATCGTTTTCCCTCAACCTGGATGAGGCGATTTACGGCCTGGGAATTCTGCAGAACGGGAAAATGTCGCAACGCAATCAGCAAGTGCACATGGTACAAAACAACACCTGGGACTTTTCAACTTTCTTTCAATCGGTAAAGGGCTACGGCGTATTTTGGGACAATTATTCTCCTACAGATTTTACCGATAATGAAGCCGGTACCGAATTCGCATCGGAAGTTGGCGACTGCATCGACTACTATTTTATGTATGGAGAAAATGCCGATGGTGTGGTGGCCCAAATACGTAAGCTAACCGGTAAAGTACCAATGTTCCCGTTGTGGACTTATGGCTTTTGGCAAAGCCGCGAACGTTACAAAACGCAGGACGAAACGGTGGGTGTTGTTGAAAAATACCGCGAACTGGGCGTTCCGCTGGATGGTATTATTCAGGACTGGCAATACTGGGGCGACAACTACCATTGGAATGGCATGTCGTTTCTGAATCCGGGATTTCCCGAGCCGCAAAAATTTGTTGACGATGTTCACCAACTGAATGCACACCTTATTATTTCAATTTGGGCGTCTTTTGGTCCGGAAACGCCGCAATACAAAGAACTGGACGAAAAGGGGATGTTGATGAATTTCCAAACCTGGCCACAGTCGGGAAAAGAAGGCTGGCCGCCGGATATGAACTATCCTTCGGGTGTTCGTGTTTACGATCCGTTTAACCCCGAAGCAAGGGATATTTACTGGAAATACCTGAACGAAGGGCTTTTTTCGCTGGGTATCGATGGATGGTGGATGGACTCAACAGAACCGGATCACCTTGATTTTAAACCCGAAGATTTTGACAATAAGACCTATCTTGGGTCATTCAGAAAAGTACGCAATGCATTTCCGTTGGAAACGGTAAAAGGTGTGTATGAGCACCAGCGAAAAGTATCTTCCGATAAGCGAGTGTTTATCTTAACGCGCTCTGGTTTTACCGGACAACAACGTTACGGTTCGAATGTATGGTCGGGCGACTTATATTCTTCGTGGGATGCGCTTCGTAACCAGATTCCTGCAGGCTTAAACTTTACGCTCACGGGAAATCCGAATTTTAACTCCGATATAGGCGGATTCTTTGCGGGGGCTTACAATAAATCGTGGAACGACGGAACAGCAGCTAGTAATCCGCTTTTCCAGGAACTGTATGTGCGCTGGCTACAATATGGCGTGTTTACACCAATGATGCGTTCGCACGGAACAGACTTGAAACGTGAGATTTATTACTTCGGAAAACAAGGTGAGCCAATTTACGATGCCATTGCAAATGCAATAAACCTGCGCTATTCGCTGCTGCCTTATATTTATACGACTTCGTGGAATGTTACCAACAATAATTCCAGCTTTATGCGTGCGTTGGTAATGGATTTTCCGGCCGATAAAAGCGTGTGGAACATGAACAATGAGTACATGTTTGGCCAATCCTTGCTGGTTGCTCCTGTTCTGAATGCTCAGTACACTCCTGAAAAGATTTTGAAAGGAGATGAAATGAGCGGTTGGAACAAAGGAAGTGCAAAAACAAAAGAAGGCTACCCGCTTATAGATTTCACCGAAGTAAAATCATCGGCGGTTTATTTACCGGCAGGCACAGCCTGGTATGATTTCTGGACCAACGAAAAATTCGATGGCGGACAGGAAATATCGAAAGAAACAACCATTAACACAACGCCAGTATATGTGAAGGCCGGAGCCATTCTTCCTATCGGTCCTAAAGTGCAGTATGCTACCGAGAAAACATGGGATAACCTTGAAATTCGTATTTACGAAGGCGCTGATGGCGAATTCACCCTGTACGAGGATGAAAACGATAACTATAACTACGAAGAAGGCGTGTACTCAACCATTAGCTTTAATTGGAACAATGCCGACAAAATCCTCACAATTGGTATACGTAACGGTGAATTTCCCGGAATGTTAGCCGAACGAAATTTTAACATTGTACTTGCATCGAAAAACAAGGCTAAAGGCAATGAGATTGCAAGTCAGCCGGATAACATTGTAACTTATTCGGGAGAAGAGATAGTTATTAAGTTTTAA
- a CDS encoding DUF3237 family protein: MNFNFHKNRIGTVAFVLLFIISIHGFAQNSNAENSESIFRDFKTELMWKANVKIGTMINVGESKRGTRRVIPITGGTFSGPKINGEVLPGGEDWQLVRPDGDTELYARYLMKTDDGTVLQILNKALIHAPAPGEQGGFYVKSVIDIEAPIESSYDYLNHAIFLGTLEMPQLKPNEEPYVIIGVYKVL, from the coding sequence ATGAACTTTAACTTTCATAAAAACAGAATAGGAACAGTAGCATTTGTGTTGCTGTTTATCATTTCCATCCATGGTTTTGCTCAGAACAGTAATGCTGAAAACAGCGAAAGCATTTTCCGTGATTTTAAAACCGAGTTGATGTGGAAAGCCAACGTGAAAATTGGTACGATGATAAATGTTGGCGAAAGTAAACGCGGAACACGTCGTGTGATTCCCATTACAGGCGGCACATTTAGCGGTCCTAAAATAAACGGCGAGGTTTTGCCCGGTGGGGAAGACTGGCAATTGGTTCGTCCCGATGGCGATACCGAACTGTATGCCCGTTATCTGATGAAAACAGATGATGGTACTGTACTACAAATATTAAACAAAGCGTTAATTCATGCCCCTGCACCAGGAGAGCAAGGTGGCTTTTATGTGAAATCGGTAATCGACATTGAAGCGCCCATAGAAAGTTCGTACGATTATTTAAACCACGCCATATTTTTAGGAACACTCGAAATGCCTCAGTTAAAACCCAACGAAGAGCCTTATGTAATTATTGGCGTTTATAAGGTGTTGTGA
- a CDS encoding cellulase family glycosylhydrolase, with translation MKKSVVWYVVVMIIMPINHLLAWEGMKMPELHVEGRYLKDSTGHIVNLHGFAQTYSPWFNEQNTQWTNYDVTGCLTYNQGIIDAVLDAGWEMNFVRLHMDPYWSNTPGCSGRYEGEECFSETRFVKYLDEVFVPMAEYAVSKGLYVVMRPPGVCPEKIEIGGVYQEYLLKVWDIVAKHPKLKNNPNIMFELANEPIKILGPDGTYGSGTQGHFDNLKTYFQAIVDTIRASTDNILWIPGLGWQSQYSGYAINPIEGENIGYAVHVYPGWFNSGNGYEPFQRGWDEQVQPVADFAPVMVTEMDWAPEKYESSWGNDITGTAGGEGFGANFKKITDECGNVSWLLFTGPDLLAYFTGIAPAAGEEYTFLNDPEACPWPIYQWFKDYKQEYNLEGASTDYLTLTDLIVENGESLSVMTSSSTSLTVNAVFADGHMENISSLAEYTIDNPEIVQAFRGRIHALKDGDANIVISYTGPGGNKMQVSVQVNASTFPLTNEVFNPGIWEDGTFDETTGTLITGQYGFGGWYYSSGVDLSNYKYLVAKLGNTNACGFSFRLYDENSYWTTPGIYDIGNEDQVVVSLNDMYKDGTTTKMDPSHIYYVGFWSSGGCPLIIDDVYLTNDENYAKPTGIDDLFPIDSEPEFVDVYTITGARIRSQVKRSQATKGLKDGIYIVGRKKVVVVGE, from the coding sequence ATGAAGAAGAGTGTAGTGTGGTACGTAGTGGTGATGATTATTATGCCAATAAATCATTTGTTGGCATGGGAGGGGATGAAAATGCCAGAACTCCATGTAGAAGGACGTTATTTAAAAGATTCTACCGGGCATATTGTAAATCTGCATGGATTTGCACAAACCTATTCGCCCTGGTTTAACGAGCAAAATACGCAATGGACTAACTACGATGTGACAGGATGTTTAACTTACAATCAGGGAATTATTGACGCTGTTTTAGATGCCGGTTGGGAAATGAACTTTGTTCGTTTGCACATGGATCCTTACTGGAGCAATACTCCCGGTTGTTCGGGACGATACGAAGGCGAAGAGTGTTTTAGCGAAACACGTTTTGTAAAATACCTCGACGAAGTTTTTGTCCCCATGGCTGAGTATGCGGTTTCAAAAGGTTTGTATGTGGTTATGCGCCCGCCGGGGGTATGTCCCGAAAAAATTGAAATTGGTGGTGTTTACCAGGAATATCTGCTTAAAGTATGGGATATTGTAGCGAAACATCCTAAATTGAAAAATAATCCGAACATCATGTTTGAGTTGGCCAACGAGCCTATTAAAATACTTGGTCCTGATGGAACATACGGGTCAGGAACGCAAGGACATTTCGATAATCTGAAAACCTATTTTCAGGCCATTGTTGATACCATTAGAGCCAGTACGGATAACATACTTTGGATACCGGGGCTGGGATGGCAATCGCAATATTCGGGGTATGCCATTAATCCAATCGAAGGAGAAAATATTGGTTATGCCGTTCATGTTTATCCGGGCTGGTTTAACAGCGGAAACGGATACGAGCCCTTCCAGAGAGGATGGGACGAGCAGGTTCAGCCGGTGGCCGACTTTGCCCCGGTTATGGTAACCGAAATGGACTGGGCACCTGAGAAATACGAATCGTCGTGGGGAAATGACATTACCGGAACTGCCGGTGGTGAAGGTTTTGGTGCCAACTTTAAAAAAATTACCGATGAATGTGGTAATGTAAGCTGGCTGCTTTTTACCGGCCCCGATTTGCTGGCCTATTTTACAGGCATTGCTCCGGCAGCTGGCGAAGAATATACGTTTTTGAACGATCCTGAAGCTTGTCCGTGGCCCATTTACCAATGGTTTAAGGACTACAAACAGGAGTACAACCTTGAAGGGGCATCAACTGATTATTTAACGCTTACTGATCTGATTGTGGAGAATGGCGAGTCTTTATCGGTGATGACAAGCAGTTCAACCAGTTTAACAGTAAACGCTGTTTTTGCTGACGGACACATGGAGAATATCAGTTCTCTTGCTGAATACACAATTGACAATCCCGAAATTGTGCAGGCGTTTAGGGGCCGAATTCATGCGCTTAAGGACGGCGATGCGAATATCGTTATCTCTTACACCGGGCCGGGCGGAAACAAAATGCAGGTGTCGGTGCAGGTTAATGCAAGCACTTTCCCGTTAACTAACGAGGTGTTTAATCCCGGTATTTGGGAAGACGGGACCTTTGACGAAACAACAGGAACGCTCATAACAGGCCAATATGGTTTTGGTGGTTGGTATTACAGTAGTGGAGTCGATCTTTCGAATTATAAATACCTGGTGGCGAAGTTGGGAAATACAAATGCCTGTGGTTTTTCATTCCGTTTATACGATGAAAACAGTTACTGGACAACACCGGGAATATATGATATTGGTAACGAAGATCAGGTGGTGGTTTCACTCAATGATATGTATAAGGACGGAACAACCACCAAAATGGATCCTTCACATATTTATTATGTTGGTTTCTGGTCATCCGGTGGTTGCCCGTTAATCATCGATGATGTATACCTTACCAACGACGAAAATTACGCAAAGCCTACCGGAATAGATGATCTTTTCCCGATTGATTCAGAACCCGAATTTGTGGATGTTTATACCATCACCGGTGCAAGAATACGCTCGCAGGTAAAAAGATCCCAGGCGACAAAAGGACTAAAAGACGGGATTTACATTGTTGGTAGAAAAAAAGTTGTTGTGGTTGGAGAATAA